The following proteins come from a genomic window of Miscanthus floridulus cultivar M001 chromosome 2, ASM1932011v1, whole genome shotgun sequence:
- the LOC136540639 gene encoding expansin-A12-like — protein sequence MARKVDLCRLLVAAVAACLAATVRAGWLKGSATFYGGANAAGTMGGACGYGNLYSAGYGTDTAALSSALFNSGAACGECYQVQCDQQNSRWCKPGVTVTVTATNLCPADYSQPSNDGGWCNPPRQHFDMSQPVWEKIGVYSGGIIPVFFQRVSCSRSGGVRFTINGNRYFKLVLIFNVAGPGSISAVLIKGSSTGWITMSRNWGANWQANSDLTTQSISFRVTATNGQFLEFYNVAGSNWQLGQTFTNGQNFY from the exons ATGGCGCGCAAGGTCGACCTGTGCCGCCTGCTGGTGGCTGCCGTAGCAGCGTGCCTCGCCGCGACGGTCCGGGCGGGGTGGCTGAAGGGCTCGGCGACGTTCTACGGCGGGGCCAACGCCGCCGGCACAATGG GTGGCGCGTGCGGGTACGGCAACCTGTACTCGGCGGGGTACGGCACGGACACGgcggcgctgagctcggcgctgTTCAACAGCGGCGCGGCGTGCGGGGAGTGCTACCAGGTGCAGTGCGACCAGCAGAACAGCCGGTGGTGCAAGCCGGGCGTGACGGTGACCGTCACCGCCACCAACCTGTGCCCGGCCGACTACTCCCAGCCCAGCAACGACGGCGGCTGGTGCAACCCGCCGCGGCAGCACTTCGACATGTCCCAGCCCGTCTGGGAGAAGATCGGCGTCTACAGTGGCGGCATCATCCCGGTCTTCTTCCAGAG GGTGTCGTGCTCCAGGAGCGGCGGCGTGCGCTTCACCATCAACGGCAACAGGTACTTCAAGCTGGTGCTCATCTTCAACGTGGCCGGGCCGGGGTCCATCAGCGCGGTGCTGATCAAGGGCTCATCCACGGGGTGGATCACCATGTCCCGGAACTGGGGCGCCAACTGGCAGGCCAACAGCGACCTCACCACCCAGAGCATCTCCTTCCGTGTCACCGCCACCAACGGCCAGTTCCTCGAGTTCTACAACGTCGCCGGCTCCAACTGGCAGCTGGGCCAGACCTTCACCAACGGCCAAAATTTCTACTAG